Proteins co-encoded in one Brassica oleracea var. oleracea cultivar TO1000 chromosome C4, BOL, whole genome shotgun sequence genomic window:
- the LOC106338313 gene encoding nucleoplasmin-like protein ANO39: MEVNNGKYNEDNVGEDNEDDVGEDNEEYDEDYDVGEDNEEDDEDYDGRAPSKGGSGGPLGINMEQHSGSSGGRGEGFQNPASSGSDGSISNKQRRKRKILEGNVDEGNDYISTSRPVGFGYGAETDTFGGGDVVLVTPPKK; encoded by the exons ATGGAAGTGAACAATGGAAAATATAATGAAGATAACGTTGGAGAAGATAATGAAGATGACGTCGGAGAAGATAATGAAGAGTATGATGAAGATTATGATGTTGGAGAAGATAATGAAGAGGATGATGAAGATT ATGATGGTAGAGCTCCATCAAAAGGAGGAAGTGGTGGACCTTTGGGCATTAACATGGAACAACATTCTGGATCAAGTGGTGGTAGAGGAGAAGGGTTTCAAAACCCTGCATCAAGTGGTTCAGATGGATCAATATCTAACAAACAGCGTCGTAAGAGGAAAATTTTAGAAGGCAACGTTGATGAAGGAAATGATTATATATCTACCTCTCGACCCGTTGGTTTTGGGTACGGTGCAGAAACAGATACGTTCGGAGGTGGTGATGTTGTTCTCGTAACTCCACCCAAAAAATAA